The Chelonoidis abingdonii isolate Lonesome George chromosome 21, CheloAbing_2.0, whole genome shotgun sequence genome contains a region encoding:
- the LOC116822960 gene encoding olfactory receptor 6F1-like — translation MAGAEIENQTRVQKFVLLGFPSTWYFRISRAMVFSIMYFLTVVGNMSVIALVWTHPWLHSPMYFFLCNLSFLEIWYTTACAPKAIGVMLGKSQTSSFTGCILQLYFVFSLGSTECLILAVMAYDCYLAVCHPLCYSSLMNSTFSSQLALISWLCGFLVISVLASLISRLSFCGPNIINHFVCDIDSWIALSCTDMSLVELATFIVSINVLLDSCAITLILYIYIISTICRIPSAQGHQKAFSTCSAHLIVVTIWYSTTIFLYVKSSAQNSLDLNKIVNVFNTIVTPLLNPFIYTLRNKEVKRALEKVISGT, via the coding sequence ATGGCTGGAGCAGAAATAGAAAACCAAACCCGTGTGCAGAAATTCGTACTCCTGGGCTTTCCCAGCACTTGGTATTTTCGGATTTCCCGTGCAATGGTGTTTTCAATTATGTATTTCCTTACAGTTGTAGGGAATATGTCTGTTATAGCCTTAGTGTGGACTCACCCATGGCTCCACAGCCCCATGTATTTCTTTCTCTGCAATCTCTCCTTCCTGGAGATCTGGTACACCACGGCCTGCGCCCCCAAGGCCATTGGTGTCATGTTAGGGAAAAGCCAAACAAGTTCCTTCACAGGCTGCATCCTACAGTTGTATTTCGTATTCTCACTGGGCTCAACAGAATGCCTCATACTGGCTGTCATGGCATATGACTGCTATTTGGCCGTATGTCATCCATTGTGCTACAGCTCCCTCATGAACAGCACCTTCTCTTCTCAGCTGGCCCTCATCTCTTGGCTGTGTGGGTTCCTGGTTATCTCTGTGTTGGCATCTCTAATATCCAGGTTGTCTTTCTGTGGCCCTAACATCATCAATCATTTTGTTTGTGATATAGATTCCTGGATAGCGCTTTCCTGCACTGACATGAGCCTTGTTGAGCTGGCAACTTTTATCGTTTCTATCAATGTCCTCCTGGACTCATGTGCAATAACTCTAATCTTATACATTTACATCATCTCCACCATCTGTAGAATCCCCTCAGCCCAAGGCCATCAAAAGGCCTTTTCCACTTGCTCTGCCCATCTCATTGTTGTGACTATCTGGTACAGCACCACCATTTTTCTGTATGTCAAGTCTTCTGCACAGAACTCATTGGATTTAAACAAAATAGTCAATGTCTTCAACACTATTGTAACTCCTCTATTAAACCCTTTCATTTACACTCT